The genome window TTTCTGCACTTTTCAGATCGAGTTGAATAAATTTTGGGTCATCAAACTCTAATTTTGGACAATTAGTATCGGATATGACACAGACATTTATGTAAGAGGGATCAAGATCATCTGTGAATACCTCAGCATAGAAACGGGCATTAGAACCTAAATAGAGGTTTTCAGCTATGATGTCTGTTTTTATAAATTTTACCTTGTGCCATTTTGTATAAAATTCATGGCGTAGGTTTATAAATTTGTCAAGTTCTTCATAGTTGTTTTGGGAGAATTCATTGAATATTTCATGAAGTGGTACATAATATTTTTCATGGTATTCCATAACCATTCTTGAAGTAGAAAATTCAGAACAGCCAACGTAGATGGAGTTTTTCATCATCTTGATCCATTCTCTTGGTATCCCTGATCTATCTTTTGTGTAAAAAAGTGGTACGATTTCATTTTCTAACTTATCGTAAAGCTCCTGTCCTTCTACAAAGTCTTGATACTTTGGATCTGTGTATTCTTCGCCAGCTCCTATAGACCAGCCATTGTTCCCTTTATAACCTTCGACCCACCATCCATCTAAAACAGAGAAGTTCAATGCTCCATTTATGGCGGCTTTCATACCACTTGTTCCGCTTGCCTCCATAGGTCTTCTTGGATTGTTGAGCCAAACGTCAACACCCCTTACCAAATATTTAGCGACCTGAATATCATAGTCTTCTACAAAAACTATTTTTTCTCTAAATTCAGGTTTTCTGGAGATATGGTAGATCTTTTTTATAATCTCTTTACCTTCTGTATCCTTTGGGTGAGCTTTACCTGCTATGATTATCTGAACTGGCATCTTGGGATTATTTAGAATCTTGCTGAGTCTTTCTTCATCACTGAAAAGTAGATAGCCTCTTTTGTATGTGGCAAATCTTCTGGCAAAACCTATAGTTAATATGCCTGGGTTTAGAATTTCGTTGGCTTTTATAATTTCTGAATAAGAACCACCCCTTTTCCTTATGGACTCTATGGTTCTTTTACGTATAAACTCCACAAGACGTGTTCTTAAAATATTTTTAGCCTCATATAGTTCAAGGTCGGGGATATCCTCTACATTTGACCACACTGATTTTTGA of Calditerrivibrio sp. contains these proteins:
- the glgP gene encoding alpha-glucan family phosphorylase, with protein sequence GIPFIGVGLLYRNGYFHQYLNSDGWQLETYPYNEFYKMPIVEAKDENGEHIFVEIPSYNSVIKAKVWLVHLGFSRLVLLDTDIDDNLPENKVITGKLYDGEHEMRIKQEIVLGIGGVRALKKLGIKPTVFHINEGHPAFALVERIKDYMEEGMHFYKAFNMVKYTTLFTTHTPVPAGFDVFDNNAIYKHLGPIYNNTPLPIDEILKLGKVNPNNNSEPFSMAICATKCSLFRNGVSKLHGKVSRKIFNILWQNVSEQFVPVGHITNGVHLQTWLADEIKVLFNRYLGENWYLRPYQKSVWSNVEDIPDLELYEAKNILRTRLVEFIRKRTIESIRKRGGSYSEIIKANEILNPGILTIGFARRFATYKRGYLLFSDEERLSKILNNPKMPVQIIIAGKAHPKDTEGKEIIKKIYHISRKPEFREKIVFVEDYDIQVAKYLVRGVDVWLNNPRRPMEASGTSGMKAAINGALNFSVLDGWWVEGYKGNNGWSIGAGEEYTDPKYQDFVEGQELYDKLENEIVPLFYTKDRSGIPREWIKMMKNSIYVGCSEFSTSRMVMEYHEKYYVPLHEIFNEFSQNNYEELDKFINLRHEFYTKWHKVKFIKTDIIAENLYLGSNARFYAEVFTDDLDPSYINVCVISDTNCPKLEFDDPKFIQLDLKSAENGTAVFSKDIRLTCSGKIRFAFGIFPKYKYNYNEFEDNLFVWES